A genomic region of Venturia canescens isolate UGA chromosome 7, ASM1945775v1, whole genome shotgun sequence contains the following coding sequences:
- the lap gene encoding phosphatidylinositol-binding clathrin assembly protein LAP isoform X20, whose protein sequence is MAGQTINDRLLAARHSIAGQGLAKSVCKATTEEMIGPKKKHLDYLIHCTNEPNVSIPQLANLLIERSQNTNWTVVFKALITVHHMLCYGNERFTQYLASSNSTFQLSNFLDKSGVQAGARVGYDMSPFIRRYAKYLNEKAMSYRSVAFDFCKVKRGKEDGTLRTMNVEKLLKTLPVLQAQLDSLLEFDCTANDLTNGVISMAFMLLFRDLIRLFACYNDGIINLLEKYFDMNKKQCRDALDLYKKFLIRMDRVGEFLKVAESVDIDKGDIPDLTKAPSSLLDALEQHLASLEGKKGSAANTPTQSASNRTNVKSGVSALSSTSTAFGTAASNARLDHTGNGHIDEALRQQALAEEEAAMNQYKAKVQSPSGGPSTNPFLSSPTGSGNQPIVDLFGSAPTTDSQSQKASDDLLQLAGNPFADMFGAPQPAAPQQPQPQNNMWMTNDNNFSSVFGGQEQGTAAGQPATTTTAGSKVLTGDLDSSLASLAQNLTINKSAQPQVKTMQWNSPKNTAKTGGPAGWTPQPMAATTGAGYRPMGQGMTQLPPTTTLGFSQTAPLGMQNMPMGMQGMQGMRPMMGVMPGENAGTTGAAPMMMTGANPMMGPGGPMQPQQQPQSIGGQTTNNAVQLDPFGAL, encoded by the exons ATTTAATACATTGCACGAACGAGCCCAACGTTTCGATACCACAACTGGCAAATCTCCTGATCGAGAGATCCCAAAACACAAATTGGACAGTCGTCTTTAAGGCTCTAATAACCGTACATCACATGCTCTGCTATGGAAACGAG AGGTTTACTCAGTACCTTGCGTCGAGCAACAGCACGTTCCAGCTCAGTAATTTCCTGGACAAAAGTGGTGTGCAAG CCGGAGCTCGGGTGG GGTACGATATGTCGCCGTTCATCAGGCGATACGCCAAATATCTTAACGAGAAAGCAATGTCGTACAGAAGTGTGGCCTTCGATTTCTGCAAAGTCAAACGAGG GAAGGAAGATGGCACGCTGCGCACAATgaacgttgaaaaacttcTGAAGACCTTGCCGGTGCTCCAGGCACAGTTGGACTCACTCCTTGAATTCGATTGCACGGCCAATGATCTCACCAATGGCGTTATCAGTATGGCTTTCATGCTTCTCTTCCGAGATCTTATAAGGCTCTTTGCTTGCTACAACGATGGTATCATTAATCTATTAG AAAAGTACTTCGACATGAATAAAAAGCAATGCAGAGACGCTTTGGATCTGTACAAAAAGTTTCTAATACGAATGGATCGGGTCGGAGAATTCCTCAAAGTTGCTGAG AGTGTGGATATCGACAAAGGCGATATTCCTGACCTCACCAAG GCTCCGAGCAGTTTGTTGGACGCATTGGAACAGCACTTGGCATCCCTCGAAGGAAAGAAAGGTTCGGCGGCCAACACCCCGACTCAATCAGCCAG CAATAGAACGAATGTAAAGTCGGGAGTGTCCGCCCTGTCTTCCACCAGTACGGCCTTTGGAACCGCCGCCAGCAACGCCCGACTCGATCACACCGGTAATGGACACATCGACGAGGCTCTCAGACAACAGGCTCTCGCCGAGGAGGAGGCTGCTATGAATCAGTACAAG GCCAAGGTACAATCACCATCGGGTGGACCGAGCACGAATCCGTTCCTGAGTTCACCAACCGGAAGCGGAAATCAGCCGATCGTCGATCTCTTCGGTTCAGCGCCGACCACAGATTCTCAG TCTCAGAAAGCGTCGGATGACCTTCTCCAGCTTGCAGGAAATCCGTTTGCCGACATGTTCGGAGCGCCACAACCGGCAGCTCCTCAACAACCGCAGCCACAAAACAATATGTGGATGACCAACG ATAACAATTTCTCATCGGTGTTCGGAGGTCAAGAACAAGGGACGG CAGCGGGTCAACCGGCGACAACAACCACCGCCGGAAGCAAAGTACTGACTGGCGATTTGGACAGCAGCCTGGCAAGCCTCGCTCAAAATCTCACCATCAACAAAAGCGCCCAACCCCAAGTCAA GACTATGCAGTGGAACTCGCCGAAGAATACAGCAAAGACGGGTGGCCCAGCTGGATGGACGCCTCAGCCAATGGCAGCTACGACCGGAGCGGGATATCGTCCAATG GGCCAAGGAATGACGCAACTCCCTCCAACCACCACTTTGGGCTTCTCTCAAACCGCACCGTTG GGTATGCAAAATATGCCGATGGGCATGCAGGGTATGCAGGGTATGAGGCCAATGATGGGTGTTATGCCTGGTGAGAACGCCGGGACTACCGGAGCGGCCCCAATGATGATGACCGGTGCGAACCCAATGATGGGTCCCGGTGGCCCTATGCAACCTCAACAGCAACCTCAATCCATCGGTGGCCAAACGACCAATAACGCCGTACAGCTTGATCCCTTTGGTGCTCTGTGA
- the lap gene encoding phosphatidylinositol-binding clathrin assembly protein LAP isoform X12: protein MAGQTINDRLLAARHSIAGQGLAKSVCKATTEEMIGPKKKHLDYLIHCTNEPNVSIPQLANLLIERSQNTNWTVVFKALITVHHMLCYGNERFTQYLASSNSTFQLSNFLDKSGVQAGARVGYDMSPFIRRYAKYLNEKAMSYRSVAFDFCKVKRGKEDGTLRTMNVEKLLKTLPVLQAQLDSLLEFDCTANDLTNGVISMAFMLLFRDLIRLFACYNDGIINLLEKYFDMNKKQCRDALDLYKKFLIRMDRVGEFLKVAESVDIDKGDIPDLTKAPSSLLDALEQHLASLEGKKGSAANTPTQSASNRTNVKSGVSALSSTSTAFGTAASNARLDHTGNGHIDEALRQQALAEEEAAMNQYKAKVQSPSGGPSTNPFLSSPTGSGNQPIVDLFGSAPTTDSQSQKASDDLLQLAGNPFADMFGAPQPAAPQQPQPQNNMWMTNGNGFAVGPAASNNFVTDNNFSSVFGGQEQGTGFDDMGLVLKPTTTTVSGANNVSAAGQPATTTTAGSKVLTGDLDSSLASLAQNLTINKSAQPQVKTMQWNSPKNTAKTGGPAGWTPQPMAATTGAGYRPMGQGMTQLPPTTTLGFSQTAPLGMQNMPMGMQGMQGMRPMMGVMPGENAGTTGAAPMMMTGANPMMGPGGPMQPQQQPQSIGGQTTNNAVQLDPFGAL from the exons ATTTAATACATTGCACGAACGAGCCCAACGTTTCGATACCACAACTGGCAAATCTCCTGATCGAGAGATCCCAAAACACAAATTGGACAGTCGTCTTTAAGGCTCTAATAACCGTACATCACATGCTCTGCTATGGAAACGAG AGGTTTACTCAGTACCTTGCGTCGAGCAACAGCACGTTCCAGCTCAGTAATTTCCTGGACAAAAGTGGTGTGCAAG CCGGAGCTCGGGTGG GGTACGATATGTCGCCGTTCATCAGGCGATACGCCAAATATCTTAACGAGAAAGCAATGTCGTACAGAAGTGTGGCCTTCGATTTCTGCAAAGTCAAACGAGG GAAGGAAGATGGCACGCTGCGCACAATgaacgttgaaaaacttcTGAAGACCTTGCCGGTGCTCCAGGCACAGTTGGACTCACTCCTTGAATTCGATTGCACGGCCAATGATCTCACCAATGGCGTTATCAGTATGGCTTTCATGCTTCTCTTCCGAGATCTTATAAGGCTCTTTGCTTGCTACAACGATGGTATCATTAATCTATTAG AAAAGTACTTCGACATGAATAAAAAGCAATGCAGAGACGCTTTGGATCTGTACAAAAAGTTTCTAATACGAATGGATCGGGTCGGAGAATTCCTCAAAGTTGCTGAG AGTGTGGATATCGACAAAGGCGATATTCCTGACCTCACCAAG GCTCCGAGCAGTTTGTTGGACGCATTGGAACAGCACTTGGCATCCCTCGAAGGAAAGAAAGGTTCGGCGGCCAACACCCCGACTCAATCAGCCAG CAATAGAACGAATGTAAAGTCGGGAGTGTCCGCCCTGTCTTCCACCAGTACGGCCTTTGGAACCGCCGCCAGCAACGCCCGACTCGATCACACCGGTAATGGACACATCGACGAGGCTCTCAGACAACAGGCTCTCGCCGAGGAGGAGGCTGCTATGAATCAGTACAAG GCCAAGGTACAATCACCATCGGGTGGACCGAGCACGAATCCGTTCCTGAGTTCACCAACCGGAAGCGGAAATCAGCCGATCGTCGATCTCTTCGGTTCAGCGCCGACCACAGATTCTCAG TCTCAGAAAGCGTCGGATGACCTTCTCCAGCTTGCAGGAAATCCGTTTGCCGACATGTTCGGAGCGCCACAACCGGCAGCTCCTCAACAACCGCAGCCACAAAACAATATGTGGATGACCAACGGTAATG GTTTCGCGGTTGGGCCAGCGGCAAGTAATAACTTTGTTACAGATAACAATTTCTCATCGGTGTTCGGAGGTCAAGAACAAGGGACGG GTTTTGACGATATGGGCTTAGTGCTGAAACCCACAACCACCACTGTGTCTGGAGCTAATAACGTTTCAGCAGCGGGTCAACCGGCGACAACAACCACCGCCGGAAGCAAAGTACTGACTGGCGATTTGGACAGCAGCCTGGCAAGCCTCGCTCAAAATCTCACCATCAACAAAAGCGCCCAACCCCAAGTCAA GACTATGCAGTGGAACTCGCCGAAGAATACAGCAAAGACGGGTGGCCCAGCTGGATGGACGCCTCAGCCAATGGCAGCTACGACCGGAGCGGGATATCGTCCAATG GGCCAAGGAATGACGCAACTCCCTCCAACCACCACTTTGGGCTTCTCTCAAACCGCACCGTTG GGTATGCAAAATATGCCGATGGGCATGCAGGGTATGCAGGGTATGAGGCCAATGATGGGTGTTATGCCTGGTGAGAACGCCGGGACTACCGGAGCGGCCCCAATGATGATGACCGGTGCGAACCCAATGATGGGTCCCGGTGGCCCTATGCAACCTCAACAGCAACCTCAATCCATCGGTGGCCAAACGACCAATAACGCCGTACAGCTTGATCCCTTTGGTGCTCTGTGA
- the lap gene encoding phosphatidylinositol-binding clathrin assembly protein unc-11 isoform X2 produces MAGQTINDRLLAARHSIAGQGLAKSVCKATTEEMIGPKKKHLDYLIHCTNEPNVSIPQLANLLIERSQNTNWTVVFKALITVHHMLCYGNERFTQYLASSNSTFQLSNFLDKSGVQAGARVGYDMSPFIRRYAKYLNEKAMSYRSVAFDFCKVKRGKEDGTLRTMNVEKLLKTLPVLQAQLDSLLEFDCTANDLTNGVISMAFMLLFRDLIRLFACYNDGIINLLEKYFDMNKKQCRDALDLYKKFLIRMDRVGEFLKVAESVDIDKGDIPDLTKAPSSLLDALEQHLASLEGKKGSAANTPTQSASNRTNVKSGVSALSSTSTAFGTAASNARLDHTGNGHIDEALRQQALAEEEAAMNQYKAKVQSPSGGPSTNPFLSSPTGSGNQPIVDLFGSAPTTDSQSQKASDDLLQLAGNPFADMFGAPQPAAPQQPQPQNNMWMTNGNGFAVGPAASNNFVTDNNFSSVFGGQEQGTAAGPGSVGSVPNPFMNDFPPPNTSNPQPSGNNATIGMFGNESRNAGGDPFSGVGQADMFGGDSAMAKTSDIVEAVGADFVNAGNNVVQNNNGQQSSSAGSMSHATSLGTAKSNATPPPRPPPPGTIGAVNDNSTPRPMSPAIGAPSNSAGRQNFANPNKSAFDDLNDSIRMALGGSPSRPAPGAPSQATQLSQQQQSIPNQQPQQRQIPGGWIADNDIAPVANVGGLAMTAPASGQTVMGPVTNTGYPQIPNQTSQLPVGYGSPAKQPMSAGQPATTTTAGSKVLTGDLDSSLASLAQNLTINKSAQPQVKTMQWNSPKNTAKTGGPAGWTPQPMAATTGAGYRPMGQGMTQLPPTTTLGFSQTAPLGMQNMPMGMQGMQGMRPMMGVMPGENAGTTGAAPMMMTGANPMMGPGGPMQPQQQPQSIGGQTTNNAVQLDPFGAL; encoded by the exons ATTTAATACATTGCACGAACGAGCCCAACGTTTCGATACCACAACTGGCAAATCTCCTGATCGAGAGATCCCAAAACACAAATTGGACAGTCGTCTTTAAGGCTCTAATAACCGTACATCACATGCTCTGCTATGGAAACGAG AGGTTTACTCAGTACCTTGCGTCGAGCAACAGCACGTTCCAGCTCAGTAATTTCCTGGACAAAAGTGGTGTGCAAG CCGGAGCTCGGGTGG GGTACGATATGTCGCCGTTCATCAGGCGATACGCCAAATATCTTAACGAGAAAGCAATGTCGTACAGAAGTGTGGCCTTCGATTTCTGCAAAGTCAAACGAGG GAAGGAAGATGGCACGCTGCGCACAATgaacgttgaaaaacttcTGAAGACCTTGCCGGTGCTCCAGGCACAGTTGGACTCACTCCTTGAATTCGATTGCACGGCCAATGATCTCACCAATGGCGTTATCAGTATGGCTTTCATGCTTCTCTTCCGAGATCTTATAAGGCTCTTTGCTTGCTACAACGATGGTATCATTAATCTATTAG AAAAGTACTTCGACATGAATAAAAAGCAATGCAGAGACGCTTTGGATCTGTACAAAAAGTTTCTAATACGAATGGATCGGGTCGGAGAATTCCTCAAAGTTGCTGAG AGTGTGGATATCGACAAAGGCGATATTCCTGACCTCACCAAG GCTCCGAGCAGTTTGTTGGACGCATTGGAACAGCACTTGGCATCCCTCGAAGGAAAGAAAGGTTCGGCGGCCAACACCCCGACTCAATCAGCCAG CAATAGAACGAATGTAAAGTCGGGAGTGTCCGCCCTGTCTTCCACCAGTACGGCCTTTGGAACCGCCGCCAGCAACGCCCGACTCGATCACACCGGTAATGGACACATCGACGAGGCTCTCAGACAACAGGCTCTCGCCGAGGAGGAGGCTGCTATGAATCAGTACAAG GCCAAGGTACAATCACCATCGGGTGGACCGAGCACGAATCCGTTCCTGAGTTCACCAACCGGAAGCGGAAATCAGCCGATCGTCGATCTCTTCGGTTCAGCGCCGACCACAGATTCTCAG TCTCAGAAAGCGTCGGATGACCTTCTCCAGCTTGCAGGAAATCCGTTTGCCGACATGTTCGGAGCGCCACAACCGGCAGCTCCTCAACAACCGCAGCCACAAAACAATATGTGGATGACCAACGGTAATG GTTTCGCGGTTGGGCCAGCGGCAAGTAATAACTTTGTTACAGATAACAATTTCTCATCGGTGTTCGGAGGTCAAGAACAAGGGACGG CTGCCGGCCCAGGATCGGTTGGATCCGTGCCCAATCCCTTCATGAACGATTTTCCACCTCCCAACACGAGCAATCCTCAACCTTCCGGTAACAACGCGACGATCGGTATGTTCGGTAACGAGTCCCGTAACGCCGGGGGAGATCCCTTCAGTGGGGTCGGACAGGCGGATATGTTTGGGGGCGACTCTGCAATGGCGAAGACTTCGGATATCGTTGAGGCCGTTGGTGCTGACTTTGTTAACGCTGGTAATAACGTCGTCCAGAATAATAACGGGCAGCAATCATCATCAGCGGGTTCAATGTCGCATGCGACCTCACTGGGTACTGCAAAGTCCAATGCAACGCCGCCGCCCAGACCGCCCCCACCCGGAACAATCGGTGCTGTTAATGACAATTCAACGCCGAGGCCAATGTCACCCGCGATTGGAGCTCCTTCCAACTCCGCTGGTAGACAAAACTTTGCGAATCCCAATAAGAGCGCCTTCGACGATCTCAATGACAGCATTCGTATGGCACTGGGTGGGTCTCCTTCGCGTCCGGCACCCGGCGCTCCATCCCAAGCCACTCAACTCTCGCAACAGCAGCAATCCATCCCCAATCAACAACCGCAGCAACGACAAATTCCTGGCGGATGGATCGCCGATAACGACATTGCTCCTGTTGCTAATGTCGGTGGCTTGGCTATGACGGCTCCTGCTTCTGGACAAACGGTTATGGGACCCGTTACCAATACCGGATATCCCCAAATCCCTAACCAAACTTCCCAGCTACCCGTGGGATACGGCTCTCCGGCAAAACAACCAATGTCAG CGGGTCAACCGGCGACAACAACCACCGCCGGAAGCAAAGTACTGACTGGCGATTTGGACAGCAGCCTGGCAAGCCTCGCTCAAAATCTCACCATCAACAAAAGCGCCCAACCCCAAGTCAA GACTATGCAGTGGAACTCGCCGAAGAATACAGCAAAGACGGGTGGCCCAGCTGGATGGACGCCTCAGCCAATGGCAGCTACGACCGGAGCGGGATATCGTCCAATG GGCCAAGGAATGACGCAACTCCCTCCAACCACCACTTTGGGCTTCTCTCAAACCGCACCGTTG GGTATGCAAAATATGCCGATGGGCATGCAGGGTATGCAGGGTATGAGGCCAATGATGGGTGTTATGCCTGGTGAGAACGCCGGGACTACCGGAGCGGCCCCAATGATGATGACCGGTGCGAACCCAATGATGGGTCCCGGTGGCCCTATGCAACCTCAACAGCAACCTCAATCCATCGGTGGCCAAACGACCAATAACGCCGTACAGCTTGATCCCTTTGGTGCTCTGTGA
- the lap gene encoding phosphatidylinositol-binding clathrin assembly protein unc-11 isoform X1: MAGQTINDRLLAARHSIAGQGLAKSVCKATTEEMIGPKKKHLDYLIHCTNEPNVSIPQLANLLIERSQNTNWTVVFKALITVHHMLCYGNERFTQYLASSNSTFQLSNFLDKSGVQAGARVGYDMSPFIRRYAKYLNEKAMSYRSVAFDFCKVKRGKEDGTLRTMNVEKLLKTLPVLQAQLDSLLEFDCTANDLTNGVISMAFMLLFRDLIRLFACYNDGIINLLEKYFDMNKKQCRDALDLYKKFLIRMDRVGEFLKVAESVDIDKGDIPDLTKAPSSLLDALEQHLASLEGKKGSAANTPTQSASNRTNVKSGVSALSSTSTAFGTAASNARLDHTGNGHIDEALRQQALAEEEAAMNQYKAKVQSPSGGPSTNPFLSSPTGSGNQPIVDLFGSAPTTDSQSQKASDDLLQLAGNPFADMFGAPQPAAPQQPQPQNNMWMTNGNGFAVGPAASNNFVTDNNFSSVFGGQEQGTAAGPGSVGSVPNPFMNDFPPPNTSNPQPSGNNATIGMFGNESRNAGGDPFSGVGQADMFGGDSAMAKTSDIVEAVGADFVNAGNNVVQNNNGQQSSSAGSMSHATSLGTAKSNATPPPRPPPPGTIGAVNDNSTPRPMSPAIGAPSNSAGRQNFANPNKSAFDDLNDSIRMALGGSPSRPAPGAPSQATQLSQQQQSIPNQQPQQRQIPGGWIADNDIAPVANVGGLAMTAPASGQTVMGPVTNTGYPQIPNQTSQLPVGYGSPAKQPMSAAGQPATTTTAGSKVLTGDLDSSLASLAQNLTINKSAQPQVKTMQWNSPKNTAKTGGPAGWTPQPMAATTGAGYRPMGQGMTQLPPTTTLGFSQTAPLGMQNMPMGMQGMQGMRPMMGVMPGENAGTTGAAPMMMTGANPMMGPGGPMQPQQQPQSIGGQTTNNAVQLDPFGAL; this comes from the exons ATTTAATACATTGCACGAACGAGCCCAACGTTTCGATACCACAACTGGCAAATCTCCTGATCGAGAGATCCCAAAACACAAATTGGACAGTCGTCTTTAAGGCTCTAATAACCGTACATCACATGCTCTGCTATGGAAACGAG AGGTTTACTCAGTACCTTGCGTCGAGCAACAGCACGTTCCAGCTCAGTAATTTCCTGGACAAAAGTGGTGTGCAAG CCGGAGCTCGGGTGG GGTACGATATGTCGCCGTTCATCAGGCGATACGCCAAATATCTTAACGAGAAAGCAATGTCGTACAGAAGTGTGGCCTTCGATTTCTGCAAAGTCAAACGAGG GAAGGAAGATGGCACGCTGCGCACAATgaacgttgaaaaacttcTGAAGACCTTGCCGGTGCTCCAGGCACAGTTGGACTCACTCCTTGAATTCGATTGCACGGCCAATGATCTCACCAATGGCGTTATCAGTATGGCTTTCATGCTTCTCTTCCGAGATCTTATAAGGCTCTTTGCTTGCTACAACGATGGTATCATTAATCTATTAG AAAAGTACTTCGACATGAATAAAAAGCAATGCAGAGACGCTTTGGATCTGTACAAAAAGTTTCTAATACGAATGGATCGGGTCGGAGAATTCCTCAAAGTTGCTGAG AGTGTGGATATCGACAAAGGCGATATTCCTGACCTCACCAAG GCTCCGAGCAGTTTGTTGGACGCATTGGAACAGCACTTGGCATCCCTCGAAGGAAAGAAAGGTTCGGCGGCCAACACCCCGACTCAATCAGCCAG CAATAGAACGAATGTAAAGTCGGGAGTGTCCGCCCTGTCTTCCACCAGTACGGCCTTTGGAACCGCCGCCAGCAACGCCCGACTCGATCACACCGGTAATGGACACATCGACGAGGCTCTCAGACAACAGGCTCTCGCCGAGGAGGAGGCTGCTATGAATCAGTACAAG GCCAAGGTACAATCACCATCGGGTGGACCGAGCACGAATCCGTTCCTGAGTTCACCAACCGGAAGCGGAAATCAGCCGATCGTCGATCTCTTCGGTTCAGCGCCGACCACAGATTCTCAG TCTCAGAAAGCGTCGGATGACCTTCTCCAGCTTGCAGGAAATCCGTTTGCCGACATGTTCGGAGCGCCACAACCGGCAGCTCCTCAACAACCGCAGCCACAAAACAATATGTGGATGACCAACGGTAATG GTTTCGCGGTTGGGCCAGCGGCAAGTAATAACTTTGTTACAGATAACAATTTCTCATCGGTGTTCGGAGGTCAAGAACAAGGGACGG CTGCCGGCCCAGGATCGGTTGGATCCGTGCCCAATCCCTTCATGAACGATTTTCCACCTCCCAACACGAGCAATCCTCAACCTTCCGGTAACAACGCGACGATCGGTATGTTCGGTAACGAGTCCCGTAACGCCGGGGGAGATCCCTTCAGTGGGGTCGGACAGGCGGATATGTTTGGGGGCGACTCTGCAATGGCGAAGACTTCGGATATCGTTGAGGCCGTTGGTGCTGACTTTGTTAACGCTGGTAATAACGTCGTCCAGAATAATAACGGGCAGCAATCATCATCAGCGGGTTCAATGTCGCATGCGACCTCACTGGGTACTGCAAAGTCCAATGCAACGCCGCCGCCCAGACCGCCCCCACCCGGAACAATCGGTGCTGTTAATGACAATTCAACGCCGAGGCCAATGTCACCCGCGATTGGAGCTCCTTCCAACTCCGCTGGTAGACAAAACTTTGCGAATCCCAATAAGAGCGCCTTCGACGATCTCAATGACAGCATTCGTATGGCACTGGGTGGGTCTCCTTCGCGTCCGGCACCCGGCGCTCCATCCCAAGCCACTCAACTCTCGCAACAGCAGCAATCCATCCCCAATCAACAACCGCAGCAACGACAAATTCCTGGCGGATGGATCGCCGATAACGACATTGCTCCTGTTGCTAATGTCGGTGGCTTGGCTATGACGGCTCCTGCTTCTGGACAAACGGTTATGGGACCCGTTACCAATACCGGATATCCCCAAATCCCTAACCAAACTTCCCAGCTACCCGTGGGATACGGCTCTCCGGCAAAACAACCAATGTCAG CAGCGGGTCAACCGGCGACAACAACCACCGCCGGAAGCAAAGTACTGACTGGCGATTTGGACAGCAGCCTGGCAAGCCTCGCTCAAAATCTCACCATCAACAAAAGCGCCCAACCCCAAGTCAA GACTATGCAGTGGAACTCGCCGAAGAATACAGCAAAGACGGGTGGCCCAGCTGGATGGACGCCTCAGCCAATGGCAGCTACGACCGGAGCGGGATATCGTCCAATG GGCCAAGGAATGACGCAACTCCCTCCAACCACCACTTTGGGCTTCTCTCAAACCGCACCGTTG GGTATGCAAAATATGCCGATGGGCATGCAGGGTATGCAGGGTATGAGGCCAATGATGGGTGTTATGCCTGGTGAGAACGCCGGGACTACCGGAGCGGCCCCAATGATGATGACCGGTGCGAACCCAATGATGGGTCCCGGTGGCCCTATGCAACCTCAACAGCAACCTCAATCCATCGGTGGCCAAACGACCAATAACGCCGTACAGCTTGATCCCTTTGGTGCTCTGTGA